A window of the Mucilaginibacter sp. cycad4 genome harbors these coding sequences:
- the lpdA gene encoding dihydrolipoyl dehydrogenase: MDYDVIVIGSGPGGYVAAIRASQLGLKTAIVEKESLGGICLNWGCIPTKALLKSAQVFEYLNHSADYGIKINGAGEVDFAAVVKRSRNVADGMSKGVQFLMKKNKIDVLVGFGKLKSKGVVEVKAADGSAKTYSAKHIILATGGRSRELPNLKQDGKKVIGYRQAMVLPQQPKSMVVVGSGAIGIEFAYFYNSIGTKVTVVEFLDNIVPLEDEDVSKGLNRILKKQGINIMTSSNVESIDASGDLCKVTVKTAAGTEVLEAEIVLSAVGIATNLEGIGLEENGVKTERGKVLVDDFYRTNVEGVYAIGDIVKGQALAHVASAEGIICVEKIAGQNPHPLDYNNIPGCTYCSPEVASVGYTEKAAKEAGYEIKVGKFPFSASGKASAAGAKDGFVKVIFDAKYGEFLGAHMLGYNVTEMIAEVVTARKLEATGHEIIKSVHPHPTMSEAVMEAAAEAYGECIHL; the protein is encoded by the coding sequence ATGGATTACGATGTAATTGTTATTGGGTCGGGCCCGGGTGGCTATGTTGCTGCTATCCGCGCTTCCCAGCTTGGTTTAAAAACCGCCATTGTCGAAAAAGAATCATTAGGCGGTATCTGTTTGAACTGGGGTTGTATCCCAACCAAGGCTTTATTAAAAAGCGCCCAGGTTTTTGAATACCTTAACCACAGTGCCGATTACGGTATTAAAATTAACGGCGCCGGCGAAGTTGATTTTGCCGCAGTTGTTAAAAGAAGCCGTAACGTTGCCGATGGCATGAGCAAGGGTGTTCAGTTTTTGATGAAGAAAAACAAGATAGATGTTCTTGTTGGCTTTGGTAAATTGAAAAGCAAAGGCGTTGTTGAAGTTAAAGCTGCCGATGGGTCAGCTAAAACTTACAGTGCAAAACACATTATATTAGCAACAGGCGGCCGTTCGCGCGAATTACCTAACCTGAAACAGGATGGTAAAAAAGTTATCGGTTACCGCCAGGCCATGGTGTTACCTCAACAGCCTAAATCGATGGTTGTAGTTGGTTCGGGTGCTATAGGTATTGAGTTTGCTTATTTTTATAACTCAATAGGTACAAAAGTTACTGTGGTTGAGTTTTTGGATAATATTGTTCCGTTGGAGGATGAGGATGTATCAAAAGGCTTAAACCGTATCCTTAAAAAACAAGGCATCAACATCATGACCAGCTCAAATGTGGAGTCGATTGATGCCAGCGGAGATCTTTGCAAGGTAACTGTAAAAACAGCTGCCGGTACTGAAGTACTTGAGGCCGAGATTGTTCTTTCTGCAGTAGGTATCGCTACCAACCTTGAAGGCATCGGCCTTGAAGAAAACGGCGTTAAAACCGAGCGCGGTAAAGTATTGGTTGATGATTTTTACCGCACCAACGTTGAAGGGGTTTATGCTATAGGCGATATTGTGAAGGGTCAGGCCCTTGCTCACGTAGCATCTGCCGAAGGTATTATCTGCGTTGAAAAAATTGCAGGTCAAAATCCGCATCCGCTTGATTATAACAACATCCCGGGCTGTACTTATTGCTCGCCTGAAGTTGCTTCTGTTGGTTATACCGAAAAAGCAGCTAAAGAGGCAGGTTATGAAATTAAAGTGGGTAAATTTCCATTCTCGGCGTCAGGTAAAGCAAGTGCTGCCGGCGCCAAAGATGGCTTTGTAAAAGTGATATTTGATGCCAAATACGGCGAATTCTTAGGCGCTCACATGCTTGGTTACAATGTTACCGAAATGATTGCCGAAGTAGTCACAGCCCGCAAACTGGAAGCTACCGGTCACGAGATCATCAAATCGGTACACCCTCACCCAACCATGAGCGAAGCTGTAATGGAAGCCGCCGCCGAAGCTTACGGCGAGTGTATCCACTTGTAA
- a CDS encoding MBL fold metallo-hydrolase, whose translation MKLHTIDTGFFKLDGGAMFGVVPKTIWNKTNPADENNLCTWAMRCLLVEHENRLILVDTGIGNKQSEKFFSHYYLHGNASLDSSLASLGFHRDDITDVFLTHLHFDHVGGAVVRDGENLLPAFKNATYWSNPKHWDWAVNPNDREKASFFRENIIPIQESGQLQFVDAEDGIDFMKDFDIRFVSGHTESMMLPLINYKGKQILYMADLLPSVGHLPIPYVMAYDMFPLQTLAEKKLFLNEALEKEYVLYFEHDPVNECCTLLATEKGIRVKDTFKLSDL comes from the coding sequence ATGAAACTACACACCATCGATACCGGCTTTTTCAAATTAGACGGCGGGGCTATGTTTGGCGTTGTTCCGAAAACCATCTGGAACAAAACTAATCCTGCCGATGAAAACAACCTTTGCACCTGGGCCATGCGCTGCCTGCTGGTTGAACATGAAAACCGTTTGATATTAGTTGATACAGGCATAGGTAATAAGCAAAGTGAAAAATTCTTCAGCCATTACTACCTTCACGGTAATGCAAGTTTGGATAGCTCGCTGGCTTCGCTTGGTTTTCACAGGGATGATATTACCGACGTATTTTTAACCCACCTGCATTTTGACCATGTAGGCGGCGCTGTTGTACGGGATGGCGAAAACCTGCTACCTGCTTTTAAAAATGCTACTTACTGGAGCAATCCCAAACACTGGGACTGGGCAGTAAACCCCAACGACCGAGAAAAAGCGTCTTTTTTCAGAGAGAATATTATACCGATACAAGAAAGCGGCCAATTACAATTTGTTGATGCTGAAGACGGTATTGATTTTATGAAGGATTTTGATATCCGTTTTGTATCCGGCCATACCGAATCAATGATGCTGCCGCTTATCAATTACAAAGGAAAGCAGATCCTGTACATGGCCGATCTGTTGCCGTCTGTCGGGCACCTGCCTATCCCCTATGTAATGGCTTATGATATGTTCCCACTGCAAACACTTGCCGAGAAAAAGCTCTTTTTAAACGAGGCTTTGGAAAAAGAATATGTACTATACTTTGAGCACGACCCAGTTAACGAATGCTGCACTTTACTGGCAACAGAAAAGGGCATCAGGGTTAAGGACACGTTTAAGCTAAGCGACCTATGA
- a CDS encoding multidrug effflux MFS transporter has product MIHELPTMNHQPSTKNMTKQKYTVLILILGSLTALGPFSIDMYLPGFKAIAKYLHTSTDEVALSLSSYFIGIAAGQLLYGPLLDRFGRKNPLYWGLGLYIVSSMGCFFSSSLEMLIALRFFQAVGSCAASVAAMAMVRDLFPVEDNAKVFSLLILVLGASPMLAPTAGSYITAAFEWQIIFLVLTIIAVLILLAVIFWLPESYEPDPAYSLAPGPIIGHFITVLKDAQFVTYAIGGAFAFAGLFAYVSSSPIVFIEGFKVSEKQFGWIFAGLSVGFIGSSQLNSVLIKKYKSEQMIGASLILMVIISIMFLAGSLNHWFGIGGTIAMIFGVLCCVGICAPNTSALSLAPFTKNAGSASAILGASQMAVGALSSIGISVIKQHSSLPMAAVMAASSILALLIVFIGKRFIKNKVEASNDVVVAH; this is encoded by the coding sequence CTTGGCCCTTTTTCTATCGATATGTACTTGCCAGGCTTTAAAGCCATAGCCAAATACCTGCATACCAGCACCGATGAGGTAGCGCTATCATTATCGAGCTATTTTATTGGCATCGCTGCCGGGCAATTACTTTACGGACCTTTGCTTGACAGGTTTGGTCGTAAAAACCCATTGTACTGGGGGCTTGGACTTTACATCGTATCATCGATGGGGTGTTTTTTTTCATCATCACTCGAAATGCTTATCGCGCTTCGGTTTTTCCAGGCGGTAGGCAGTTGTGCAGCAAGCGTGGCGGCTATGGCCATGGTGCGCGATCTGTTTCCGGTTGAGGATAATGCCAAGGTATTTTCATTGCTGATCCTGGTGCTCGGTGCATCGCCAATGCTGGCCCCTACCGCAGGCAGTTACATCACCGCGGCTTTTGAATGGCAGATCATTTTCCTGGTGTTGACCATTATAGCAGTGCTGATATTGCTGGCAGTCATATTCTGGCTCCCTGAAAGCTATGAGCCCGATCCTGCTTATTCCTTAGCACCTGGACCAATCATAGGGCACTTTATAACAGTTTTAAAAGATGCTCAGTTTGTAACTTATGCCATAGGCGGCGCGTTCGCATTCGCGGGTTTGTTTGCCTATGTTTCGTCATCGCCTATTGTGTTTATTGAGGGCTTTAAAGTAAGCGAGAAGCAGTTCGGCTGGATCTTTGCCGGGCTTTCGGTAGGATTTATCGGTTCAAGTCAGCTAAACAGCGTGCTGATAAAAAAATACAAAAGCGAACAAATGATAGGCGCATCACTTATTTTAATGGTGATTATTTCCATCATGTTTTTGGCAGGCTCATTAAATCATTGGTTCGGGATAGGTGGTACCATAGCTATGATATTTGGGGTATTGTGCTGTGTTGGCATTTGTGCCCCAAATACATCTGCATTATCCCTTGCTCCCTTTACTAAAAATGCGGGTTCGGCTTCTGCAATATTAGGCGCATCGCAAATGGCCGTGGGGGCCTTATCATCTATAGGTATCTCGGTAATAAAACAACACAGCTCACTGCCTATGGCGGCAGTTATGGCAGCCTCATCAATTTTGGCACTCTTGATTGTATTTATTGGCAAGCGGTTTATAAAAAACAAGGTTGAGGCCAGTAATGATGTTGTGGTGGCGCATTGA
- a CDS encoding TonB-dependent receptor, translated as MRKHYLLLLLLIGFSFFTGKSVLAQGVTTASINGTVTDAKGAIPGATVTITHIPTGTVYSTVTRADGRYNIPNLRVGGPYTFKVTFIGYANYVQEGINLSIGQDQRIAAQLADNTTSLKEVTVRGTAGKVINSSRTGARETISRQQIENLPTIARSLTDFTKLTPSANGLSFGGRSSTFNNITVDGALFNNSFGLSGTLGGQTSSQPISLDAIDQIQVDIAPYDVRQGNFTGAGVNTVVKSGTNEVKGTAYYFARGSKLQGYHVGPTNLNVTDVNYHTDGVAVGGPIIKNKLFLFVSGEQERITQPPSAVYVAGGSGASGANVSQVQASTLDAIKQKLATFGYDPGVYQGYNYRTSSNKLTAKIDWNINKNNTLSAKYFYLKSFKDQPASNSGIVNGGVGYGTTRAPGVSTLPFYGSGYTINNNFNIGIIELDTRFSNKVSNKLTVGYSALRDFRNFLGSSTIPMVDIGNGTSDANGNVVTAANATATSFGSELYTAGNLLNTNIFQFSDDLTIFSGKHEFTIGTSNQIQSYTNGFAPDYNGLYTYNSASDFINGLPAAAYTLRYSAVGNSFPFAKIKASIYSFYVQDRFHVTDNFRLTYGLRADYDVFPTTLAANSNAAALTFQGGTHVDVSKLPKNRVQLSPRVGFNWDVNGDGSTQVRGGSGLFTGSVPFVWISNQASNNGLLFGSYTITKANATPANAGQLVFDPNVNKNRPSNAVAATSYELDVADPNLKYPKIWRTNLAIDQKLPGGIIGTIEGAYTKDIRAIYHQNLVLSDGYSTFAGPEGQIRYDLKNTTPAAAAATAQNPAITGLYYMKNTSKGFSYFITGQLQKSFTNGFAASFAYTYTKSKDVNDGGSTASTIWSTRYVAGNPNADNISNSSYVQPNRIIATVSYRKQYAKNLATTVGLVFEAANSGAVSYITANDPNNDGATNDLMYIPKSQGDITLVAAPTAANGTVDTRTPAQIWNQLNNFINQDSYLSAHRGQFAQRNGAILPTFKRLDLHFAQDFMIQAGKTKNTLEFTFDVINFTNLLNRNWGLYQVSYSGFNNGATTVLRYMGKDATTGKAQYAFPYLDANNAIPVTKSFQNDISTFSRFQAQIGVRYIFN; from the coding sequence ATGAGGAAGCATTACCTTCTTTTATTACTTCTCATCGGCTTTTCGTTCTTCACTGGTAAGAGCGTATTAGCCCAGGGTGTAACCACCGCCAGCATTAACGGTACCGTTACCGATGCTAAAGGTGCTATTCCCGGTGCAACCGTAACAATTACACACATCCCAACAGGTACTGTGTATTCAACTGTAACCCGTGCCGACGGCCGTTACAACATCCCTAACTTAAGAGTAGGTGGCCCCTACACTTTCAAAGTAACTTTTATTGGTTACGCAAATTATGTTCAGGAAGGTATTAACCTTTCAATTGGTCAGGATCAAAGAATCGCTGCCCAACTTGCTGATAACACTACTTCATTAAAAGAGGTAACTGTTAGAGGTACTGCAGGTAAAGTGATCAACTCTTCACGTACCGGCGCCCGCGAAACCATCAGCCGTCAGCAAATTGAAAACCTGCCAACTATTGCCCGTTCATTAACCGACTTTACTAAATTGACTCCATCTGCAAATGGTTTATCATTTGGCGGTCGTTCAAGTACTTTCAATAACATTACTGTTGACGGTGCTTTGTTCAACAACTCATTTGGTTTATCAGGTACATTGGGTGGTCAAACAAGTTCACAGCCAATTTCATTAGACGCGATTGACCAGATCCAGGTTGATATTGCCCCTTATGACGTGCGCCAGGGTAACTTTACCGGTGCAGGTGTTAACACTGTGGTAAAATCAGGTACTAATGAAGTTAAAGGTACTGCTTACTATTTTGCCCGTGGTTCAAAATTGCAAGGTTACCATGTTGGCCCAACCAACCTGAACGTAACTGACGTAAATTACCATACAGATGGTGTTGCTGTAGGCGGCCCGATTATCAAAAACAAATTATTCTTATTCGTATCTGGTGAGCAGGAAAGAATCACTCAACCACCTTCAGCTGTTTATGTAGCTGGCGGTTCAGGCGCAAGTGGTGCAAACGTATCACAGGTACAAGCTTCTACACTTGATGCTATCAAACAAAAACTTGCAACTTTTGGTTATGATCCTGGTGTTTACCAAGGTTACAACTACCGTACATCAAGCAATAAATTAACTGCTAAGATTGATTGGAACATCAATAAAAACAACACTTTAAGTGCTAAGTATTTTTACTTAAAATCATTTAAAGATCAGCCTGCAAGTAACTCAGGTATTGTTAATGGCGGTGTTGGTTATGGTACTACACGTGCACCAGGTGTGTCTACCCTGCCATTCTACGGTTCAGGTTACACTATCAACAACAACTTTAACATTGGTATTATTGAGTTAGATACACGTTTCAGCAACAAAGTTTCAAACAAACTTACTGTTGGATACTCTGCCTTAAGAGATTTCCGTAACTTCCTTGGTAGCTCAACTATTCCTATGGTTGATATCGGTAACGGTACAAGTGACGCCAATGGTAACGTAGTAACTGCTGCCAACGCAACAGCAACCAGCTTTGGTTCGGAGCTTTATACAGCCGGAAACTTGTTAAATACCAATATTTTCCAGTTTTCCGACGATTTAACCATCTTCTCTGGTAAACACGAGTTTACAATAGGTACCAGTAACCAAATCCAGAGCTACACCAATGGTTTTGCTCCTGATTACAATGGTTTATATACCTATAACTCAGCTTCTGACTTCATAAACGGCTTGCCGGCAGCAGCTTACACGCTACGTTATTCTGCAGTAGGTAATTCATTCCCGTTTGCTAAAATAAAAGCTTCTATCTACAGTTTTTACGTACAGGATAGGTTCCACGTAACTGATAACTTCAGGTTAACTTACGGCTTAAGGGCTGATTATGATGTATTCCCTACTACTTTGGCTGCAAACTCAAATGCTGCAGCTCTAACTTTTCAGGGCGGTACTCATGTTGATGTTTCTAAATTGCCGAAAAACAGGGTTCAGTTATCACCTCGTGTAGGCTTTAACTGGGATGTTAATGGCGATGGTTCTACCCAGGTTCGTGGTGGTTCTGGTTTATTCACCGGTTCGGTACCATTTGTATGGATCTCAAACCAGGCGTCAAACAACGGTTTGTTATTCGGTTCATACACCATTACCAAAGCAAATGCTACTCCTGCTAATGCCGGTCAGTTAGTGTTTGATCCAAATGTTAACAAAAACAGGCCTTCAAACGCAGTAGCTGCAACTTCATATGAGTTAGACGTTGCTGATCCAAACCTGAAATATCCAAAAATCTGGAGAACGAACTTAGCTATCGACCAAAAATTACCTGGCGGTATCATCGGTACAATCGAAGGTGCTTACACTAAAGATATCCGTGCAATTTATCACCAGAACCTTGTTCTTTCTGATGGTTACAGCACTTTTGCAGGCCCTGAAGGTCAAATCCGTTACGATTTAAAAAATACTACTCCTGCTGCAGCTGCAGCAACTGCACAAAACCCGGCTATTACCGGTTTATATTATATGAAGAATACTTCAAAAGGTTTTTCATACTTCATTACCGGTCAGTTACAAAAAAGCTTCACCAATGGTTTTGCTGCAAGCTTTGCATACACTTATACCAAATCGAAAGATGTTAACGACGGTGGTTCAACTGCAAGCACTATCTGGAGCACCAGGTATGTTGCCGGTAACCCTAACGCCGACAATATTTCAAACAGCTCATACGTACAACCAAACCGTATCATTGCTACCGTATCTTACCGTAAACAATACGCTAAAAACTTAGCTACTACAGTTGGTTTAGTATTTGAAGCTGCTAACAGCGGTGCGGTATCTTACATTACTGCCAATGACCCGAACAACGACGGTGCTACCAACGACTTAATGTACATCCCTAAAAGCCAGGGCGACATAACATTAGTTGCTGCTCCAACTGCTGCTAACGGTACTGTTGATACTCGTACCCCAGCACAAATCTGGAACCAGTTAAACAACTTCATTAACCAGGATTCATACTTAAGTGCACACAGAGGTCAGTTTGCTCAAAGGAATGGTGCTATATTGCCAACCTTCAAAAGGTTAGACCTACACTTTGCACAAGACTTCATGATCCAGGCAGGTAAAACTAAAAACACATTAGAATTTACTTTCGATGTAATCAACTTTACCAACTTGTTGAATCGTAACTGGGGCTTATATCAAGTATCTTACAGTGGTTTCAACAACGGTGCAACTACTGTGTTAAGGTATATGGGTAAAGATGCCACAACCGGCAAAGCTCAGTATGCATTCCCTTATCTTGATGCAAATAACGCAATTCCTGTTACTAAGTCATTCCAAAACGATATCAGCACCTTCTCACGCTTCCAGGCGCAAATAGGTGTAAGGTATATCTTCAACTAA
- a CDS encoding SPFH domain-containing protein, whose translation MDNLIVSLWWVIPVIVLLLMYKFVLRVFCGMVIVPDDRIGLVIKKFALTGNSRLPDGRIIATKGEAGMQGRALAPGLYWKMWPWQYTIIMQPFTIIEQNKLGLVKAKDGAPFDTGRVLGKPVDCDKFQDAVAFLDNNGQKGPQAAFLTPGSYRINAFLFDIEMVPITQIHENKVGIITTLDGEPLNKGEIAGESVAGHKNYQDPIAFITAGGRKGLQEDVILAGTYYLNPWFVSVEQVDMIYIPIGYVGVVNSFVGPEGKDTSGDNFKHGNIVKRNEKGVWDEPLDPGKHPVNIYTHAVEIVPTTNIVLNWADSRTESHELDKNLCTITVRSSDGFTFNLDVSQIIHVPRNEAPKVIARFGKMKNLVSQVLEPTIANYFRNSAQKSDVIGFLANRIQRQTDAREHIGRVLETYNVIGVDTLIGDIVPPAALMKTLTDRKLAEEEKVTYEIQRHAQIERKEFESARAGADMQPEVVKSTRQVEINTQMAASRVAASKGEAEAKTINAKADAEVRITIAKADAEAKTVNAKADANATEVNGMAEGAKIKAIGLSEAEVTKQKTEAMGTEQYAIVRVAEALAAAGIRLVPEILVSGKDGGSGGMIDALIGTEMLKKLQIENQGKGGATTKGE comes from the coding sequence ATGGACAATCTAATTGTTAGTCTGTGGTGGGTTATACCCGTCATAGTGTTATTGCTGATGTACAAATTTGTTTTGCGCGTATTTTGCGGTATGGTCATCGTTCCTGACGATCGTATCGGGTTGGTGATAAAGAAGTTTGCCCTTACAGGTAATAGTCGCCTGCCCGATGGCCGTATCATTGCTACCAAAGGTGAAGCTGGTATGCAGGGCCGTGCCCTTGCGCCGGGCCTGTACTGGAAAATGTGGCCATGGCAGTATACCATTATCATGCAGCCCTTTACCATTATTGAGCAAAACAAGCTGGGCCTTGTAAAAGCTAAAGACGGCGCCCCCTTTGATACCGGTCGTGTACTGGGCAAGCCGGTTGATTGTGATAAGTTTCAGGATGCGGTAGCATTTTTGGATAACAATGGTCAAAAAGGCCCGCAGGCCGCATTCCTTACACCGGGTAGCTACCGTATCAACGCATTTTTGTTTGATATTGAGATGGTGCCCATAACCCAGATCCATGAAAACAAGGTGGGGATTATTACCACTTTGGATGGTGAACCGCTGAATAAGGGCGAGATAGCAGGCGAATCAGTTGCCGGGCATAAGAACTACCAGGACCCAATAGCTTTTATCACAGCCGGCGGCCGTAAAGGTTTGCAGGAAGATGTGATACTGGCAGGTACCTACTACCTTAACCCGTGGTTTGTGAGCGTTGAACAGGTGGATATGATCTATATCCCGATTGGTTATGTAGGTGTTGTTAACTCGTTCGTAGGCCCCGAAGGCAAGGATACCAGCGGCGATAATTTTAAGCATGGTAACATTGTTAAACGGAACGAAAAAGGCGTTTGGGACGAACCGCTCGACCCGGGCAAGCACCCGGTAAACATCTATACCCACGCCGTTGAAATTGTACCTACAACAAACATCGTATTGAACTGGGCCGACAGCCGTACCGAATCGCACGAATTGGACAAAAACCTGTGTACCATTACGGTGAGGTCAAGCGATGGTTTTACTTTTAACCTTGATGTGTCACAGATCATCCACGTGCCACGCAACGAAGCACCGAAAGTGATAGCGAGGTTCGGTAAAATGAAAAACCTGGTATCGCAGGTACTGGAACCAACCATTGCCAACTACTTCCGTAACTCGGCCCAAAAAAGTGATGTGATCGGCTTCCTGGCCAATCGTATCCAAAGGCAAACAGATGCCCGCGAGCACATTGGCCGTGTACTGGAAACCTATAACGTAATTGGTGTGGATACCCTGATAGGTGACATCGTGCCGCCGGCCGCACTGATGAAAACCCTTACCGATCGTAAACTGGCCGAAGAGGAAAAGGTTACTTACGAGATTCAGCGTCATGCGCAGATTGAACGTAAGGAGTTTGAAAGCGCCCGTGCGGGGGCCGATATGCAGCCTGAGGTAGTGAAATCAACCCGCCAGGTTGAGATCAACACCCAAATGGCTGCTTCAAGGGTTGCCGCATCAAAAGGTGAGGCAGAAGCTAAAACCATCAACGCCAAGGCCGATGCCGAGGTAAGGATCACGATAGCCAAAGCTGATGCCGAAGCCAAAACTGTGAATGCCAAAGCCGACGCTAATGCCACAGAGGTGAACGGTATGGCCGAAGGTGCCAAGATCAAAGCCATAGGTTTATCAGAAGCCGAGGTTACCAAACAAAAAACCGAAGCCATGGGTACCGAACAATATGCCATAGTACGTGTAGCCGAAGCTTTGGCTGCCGCGGGCATCAGGTTGGTTCCTGAGATACTGGTAAGCGGTAAAGACGGCGGTAGCGGCGGTATGATAGATGCGCTGATTGGTACCGAAATGCTTAAAAAACTGCAGATCGAAAACCAGGGCAAAGGCGGCGCCACCACTAAAGGCGAATAA
- a CDS encoding AIR synthase related protein: MISSQRYDQRGVSASKDDVHNAIKNIDKGIFPKAFCKIVPDILTNDPEYCNIMHADGAGTKSSLAYTYWKETGDISVWRGIAQDAIIMNLDDLLCVGATDNILLSSTIGRNKGLIPGEVIAAIINGTEEILAELREAGIGIYSTGGETADVGDLVRTIIVDSTVTCRMKREDVISNHRIEPGDVIVGLASYGQASYEKEYNGGMGSNGLTSARHDVFNKNIADKFPESYDAAIPYDLIFSGSKNLTDAIDIGNGQTVTAGKLVLSATRTYAPIIKQILDGYRSQVHGMVHCSGGAQTKVLHFVEGLHIIKDNLFPVPPLFKLIHEESKTSWQEMYKVFNMGHRMELYVPEAIATELISISKSLSVDAQIIGRVEKADTKKVTVTSEFGVFKYE; this comes from the coding sequence ATGATTTCTTCGCAAAGATATGATCAGCGTGGCGTATCAGCCTCCAAAGATGACGTTCACAATGCCATAAAAAATATAGACAAAGGCATTTTCCCAAAAGCTTTCTGCAAAATAGTACCCGATATCTTAACCAACGATCCTGAGTATTGCAATATTATGCACGCCGATGGTGCCGGCACTAAATCGTCCCTGGCTTATACTTACTGGAAAGAGACGGGAGATATATCCGTATGGCGCGGCATTGCGCAGGATGCCATTATCATGAACCTGGACGACTTGCTTTGTGTTGGCGCAACGGATAATATCCTGCTATCATCAACCATCGGCCGCAATAAGGGACTCATTCCCGGCGAAGTTATTGCCGCAATTATTAATGGCACCGAAGAGATTTTAGCCGAACTGCGCGAGGCCGGCATAGGCATCTACTCCACCGGCGGCGAAACTGCCGACGTAGGCGACCTGGTACGTACCATCATTGTTGATTCGACAGTTACCTGCCGTATGAAACGCGAAGATGTGATCTCAAACCACCGCATTGAACCCGGCGATGTAATAGTTGGCCTTGCCTCGTACGGACAAGCCAGCTATGAAAAAGAATATAACGGGGGTATGGGCTCAAACGGCCTTACATCGGCCCGTCATGATGTGTTCAATAAAAACATTGCCGATAAATTCCCCGAAAGCTATGACGCGGCCATCCCTTACGATCTGATCTTTTCGGGAAGTAAAAACCTTACCGATGCCATTGATATCGGCAATGGCCAAACCGTAACTGCAGGCAAGCTTGTTTTAAGCGCAACCCGCACCTACGCCCCAATCATTAAGCAAATTTTAGATGGTTATCGCAGCCAGGTGCACGGCATGGTGCATTGCAGCGGCGGCGCACAAACTAAAGTATTGCATTTTGTTGAAGGTTTGCATATCATAAAAGACAACCTGTTCCCTGTACCACCACTGTTTAAACTCATCCATGAGGAATCAAAAACCAGCTGGCAGGAAATGTACAAAGTATTTAACATGGGGCATCGTATGGAGCTTTATGTACCCGAAGCCATTGCCACCGAACTGATCAGCATTTCAAAAAGCCTTAGTGTTGATGCACAGATCATAGGCAGGGTTGAAAAAGCAGATACAAAAAAAGTAACAGTAACCTCGGAATTTGGGGTGTTTAAGTACGAATAA